One Microcebus murinus isolate Inina chromosome 10, M.murinus_Inina_mat1.0, whole genome shotgun sequence DNA segment encodes these proteins:
- the ASIC1 gene encoding acid-sensing ion channel 1 isoform X2, with the protein MPIQIFCSVSFSSGEEAPGPLGDAWGPCHRRQQQRDHSESEEEEEEKEKEAARKEANERDLPVDLVAFANSCTLHGANHVFVEGGLGPKQALWAVAFVLALGAFLCQVGDRIAYYLSYPHVTLLHEVTTAELAFPAVTLCNTNAVRLSQLSYPDLLYLAPMLGLDESDDPGVPLAPPGPEAFSGEPFNLHRFYNRSCHRLEDMLLYCSYQGGPCGPHNFSVVFTRYGKCYTFNSGRDGRPRLKTMKGGTGNGLEIMLDIQQDEYLPVWGETDETSFEAGIKVQIHSQDEPPFIDQLGFGVAPGFQTFVACQEQRLIYLPPPWGTCKTVTTDSDLDFFDSYSITACRIDCETRYLVENCNCRMVHMPGDAPYCTPEQYKECADPALDFLVEKDQEYCVCEMPCNLTRYAKELSMVKIPSKASAKYLAKKFNKSEQYIGENILVLDIFFEVLNYETIEQKKAYEIAGLLGDIGGQMGLFIGASILTVLELFDYAYEVLKHKLCRRGKCQKEAKRSSADKGVALSLDDVKRHNPCESLRGHPAGMTYAANILPHHPARGTFEDFTC; encoded by the exons ATGCCCATCCAGATCTTCTGCTCTGTGTCATTCTCCTCCGGAGAGGAGGCTCCAGGGCCCTTAGGAGATGCCTGGGGTCCCTGCCAccggcggcagcagcagcgggACCACTCAGAgtcagaagaggaggaagaagagaaggaaaaggaggcagCGAGGAAGGAGGCCAATGAGAGGGATTTACCCGTGGACTTGGTGGCCTTTGCCAATAGCTGCACTCTCCACGGCGCCAACCACGTCTTTGTGGAGGGGGGTCTAGGACCAAAGCAGGCCCTGTGGGCAGTGGCCTTTGTCCTGGCACTGGGTGCCTTCCTGTGCCAGGTAGGGGACCGCATTGCTTATTACCTCAGCTACCCACATGTGACTCTGCTACATGAAGTGACCACCGCGGAGCTGGCCTTCCCAGCGGTCACCCTGTGCAACACCAATGCTGTGCGGCTGTCCCAGCTCAGCTACCCCGACTTACTTTACCTGGCCCCCATGCTGGGGCTGGATGAAAGTGATGACCCTGGGGTGCCCCTGGCTCCACCAGGGCCTGAGGCCTTCTCTGGGGAGCCCTTTAACCTGCACCGCTTCTACAATCGCTCCTGCCACCGGCTGGAGGACATGCTGCTCTATTGCTCCTACCAAGGAGGGCCCTGTGGCCCCCACAACTTCTCAGTG GTCTTCACACGGTATGGAAAGTGCTACACGTTCAACTCTGGCCGAGATGGGCGGCCGAGGCTGAAGACCATGAAGGGTGGGACAGGCAATGGGCTGGAAATCATGTTGGACATCCAGCAGGACGAGTACCTGCCAGTGTGGGGGGAGACTG ACGAGACCTCCTTCGAAGCAGGCATCAAAGTGCAGATCCATAGTCAGGATGAGCCTCCTTTCATCGACCAGCTGGGCTTTGGCGTGGCCCCAGGCTTCCAGACCTTTGTGGCCTGCCAGGAGCAGCGG CTCATCTACCTGCCCCCGCCCTGGGGCACCTGCAAAACTGTTACCACGGACTCGGATTTGGATTTCTTCGACTCCTACAGCATCACCGCCTGCCGCATTGACTGTGAGACGCGCTACCTGGTGGAGAACTGCAACTGCCGCATGGTACACATGCCAG GGGATGCCCCATACTGCACTCCAGAGCAGTACAAGGAGTGCGCAGATCCTGCTCTGG ACTTCTTGGTGGAGAAGGACCAGGAGTACTGCGTGTGCGAAATGCCCTGCAACCTGACCCGCTATGCCAAGGAGCTGTCCATGGTCAAGATCCCCAGCAAAGCCTCAGCCAAGTACCTGGCCAAGAAGTTCAACAAGTCTGAGCAGTACATAGG GGAGAACATCCTGGTGCTGGACATTTTCTTTGAAGTCCTCAACTATGAGACCATTGAACAGAAGAAGGCTTACGAGATTGCAGGGCTCCTGG GTGACATTGGGGGCCAGATGGGGCTGTTCATCGGGGCCAGCATCCTCACGGTGCTGGAGCTCTTCGACTACGCCTACGAG GTCCTCAAGCACAAGCTGTGCCGACGGGGGAAGTGCCAGAAGGAGGCCAAAAGGAGCAGCGCGGACAAGGGCGTGGCCCTCAGCCTGGACGACGTCAAAAGACAC AACCCGTGCGAGAGCCTCCGGGGCCATCCTGCCGGGATGACGTACGCTGCCAACATCCTACCTCACCATCCAGCCCGAGGCACGTTTGAGGACTTTACCTGCTGA
- the SMARCD1 gene encoding SWI/SNF-related matrix-associated actin-dependent regulator of chromatin subfamily D member 1 isoform X1, with amino-acid sequence MAARAGFQSVAPSAGAGASGGAGAAAALGPGGTPGPPVRMGPAPGQGLYRSPMPGAAYPRPGMLPGSRMTPQGPSMGPPGYGGNPSVRPGLAQSGMDQSRKRPAPQQIQQVQQQAVQNRNHNAKKKKMADKILPQRIRELVPESQAYMDLLAFERKLDQTIMRKRLDIQEALKRPIKQKRKLRIFISNTFNPAKSDAEDGEGTVASWELRVEGRLLEDSALSKYDATKQKRKFSSFFKSLVIELDKDLYGPDNHLVEWHRTATTQETDGFQVKRPGDVNVRCTVLLMLDYQPPQFKLDPRLARLLGIHTQTRPVIIQALWQYIKTHKLQDPHEREFVICDKYLQQIFESQRMKFSEIPQRLHALLMPPEPIIINHVISVDPNDQKKTACYDIDVEVDDTLKTQMNSFLLSTASQQEIATLDNKIHETIETINQLKTQREFMLSFARDPQGFINDWLQSQCRDLKTMTDVVGNPEEERRAEFYFQPWAQEAVCRYFYSKVQQRRQELEQALGIRNT; translated from the exons ATGGCGGCCCGGGCTGGTTTCCAGTCTGTGGCTCCGAGCGCCGGCGCCGGAGCCTCTGGTGGGGCGGGCGCGGCGGCTGCACTGGGCCCGGGCGGGACTCCGGGGCCTCCCGTGCGAATGGGCCCGGCGCCCGGTCAAGGGCTGTACCGCTCCCCTATGCCCGGAGCGGCCTATCCG AGACCAGGTATGCTGCCAGGCAGCCGAATGACACCTCAGGGACCTTCCATGGGACCCCCTGGCTATGGGGGGAACCCTTCAGTCCGACCTGGCCTGGCCCAGTCAGGGATGGACCAATCCCGCAAGAGACCTGCGCCTCAGCAGATCCAGCAGGTCCAGCAGCAGGCGGTCCAAAATCGAAACCACAA tgcaaagaaaaagaagatggcTGACAAAATTCTACCTCAAAGG ATTCGTGAACTGGTACCAGAATCCCAGGCCTATATGGATCTCTTGGCTTTTGAAAGGAAACTGGACCAGACTATCATGAGGAAACGGCTAGATATCCAGGAGGCCTTGAAACGTCCTATCAAG CAAAAACGGAAGCTgcgaattttcatttctaacactTTCAATCCGGCTAAGTCAGATGCCGAGGATGGGGAAGGGACGGTGGCTTCCTGGGAGCTTCGGGTAGAAGGACGGCTCCTGGAAGAT TCAGCCTTGTCCAAATATGATGCCACCAAACAAAAGAggaagttttcttccttttttaagtcCTTGGTGATTGAACTGGACAAAGACCTATATGGGCCAGACAACCATCTGGTAGAA TGGCACAGGACCGCCACTACCCAGGAGACTGATGGCTTCCAGGTGAAGCGGCCAGGAGACGTGAATGTACGGTGTACTGTTCTACTGATGCTGGATTACCAG CCTCCCCAGTTTAAATTAGACCCTCGACTGGCTCGGCTCTTGGGCATCCACACCCAGACTCGTCCAGTGATCATCCAAGCATTGTGGCAATATATTAAGACACATAAGCTCCAGGACCCTCATGAGCGGGAGTTTGTCATCTGTGACAAATACCTCCAGCAG ATCTTTGAGTCTCAACGTATGAAGTTTTCAGAGATCCCCCAACGACTCCATGCCTTGCTTATGCCACCAGAACCTATTATCATTAATCATGTCATCAG TGTTGACCCAAATGATCAGAAAAAGACAGCTTGTTATGACATTGATGTGGAAGTGGACGATACTTTGAAGACCCAGATGAATTCTTTCCTTCTGTCCACTGCCAGCCAACAGGAGATTGCTACTCTGGACAACAAG aTCCATGAGACAATAGAAACTATCAACCAGCTGAAGACCCAGCGGGAATTTATGCTGAGCTTTGCCAGAGACCCTCAGGGTTTCATCAATGACTGGCTTCAGTCCCAGTGCCGGGACCTCAAG ACAATGACCGATGTGGTGGGTAACCCGGAGGAAGAGCGCCGAGCTGAGTTCTACTTCCAGCCTTGGGCTCAGGAGGCTGTGTGCCGATACTTCTACTCCAAG GTGCAGCAGAGACGACAAGAATTAGAGCAAGCCCTGGGAATCCGAAATACATAG
- the SMARCD1 gene encoding SWI/SNF-related matrix-associated actin-dependent regulator of chromatin subfamily D member 1 isoform X2, which yields MAARAGFQSVAPSAGAGASGGAGAAAALGPGGTPGPPVRMGPAPGQGLYRSPMPGAAYPRPGMLPGSRMTPQGPSMGPPGYGGNPSVRPGLAQSGMDQSRKRPAPQQIQQVQQQAVQNRNHNAKKKKMADKILPQRIRELVPESQAYMDLLAFERKLDQTIMRKRLDIQEALKRPIKSALSKYDATKQKRKFSSFFKSLVIELDKDLYGPDNHLVEWHRTATTQETDGFQVKRPGDVNVRCTVLLMLDYQPPQFKLDPRLARLLGIHTQTRPVIIQALWQYIKTHKLQDPHEREFVICDKYLQQIFESQRMKFSEIPQRLHALLMPPEPIIINHVISVDPNDQKKTACYDIDVEVDDTLKTQMNSFLLSTASQQEIATLDNKIHETIETINQLKTQREFMLSFARDPQGFINDWLQSQCRDLKTMTDVVGNPEEERRAEFYFQPWAQEAVCRYFYSKVQQRRQELEQALGIRNT from the exons ATGGCGGCCCGGGCTGGTTTCCAGTCTGTGGCTCCGAGCGCCGGCGCCGGAGCCTCTGGTGGGGCGGGCGCGGCGGCTGCACTGGGCCCGGGCGGGACTCCGGGGCCTCCCGTGCGAATGGGCCCGGCGCCCGGTCAAGGGCTGTACCGCTCCCCTATGCCCGGAGCGGCCTATCCG AGACCAGGTATGCTGCCAGGCAGCCGAATGACACCTCAGGGACCTTCCATGGGACCCCCTGGCTATGGGGGGAACCCTTCAGTCCGACCTGGCCTGGCCCAGTCAGGGATGGACCAATCCCGCAAGAGACCTGCGCCTCAGCAGATCCAGCAGGTCCAGCAGCAGGCGGTCCAAAATCGAAACCACAA tgcaaagaaaaagaagatggcTGACAAAATTCTACCTCAAAGG ATTCGTGAACTGGTACCAGAATCCCAGGCCTATATGGATCTCTTGGCTTTTGAAAGGAAACTGGACCAGACTATCATGAGGAAACGGCTAGATATCCAGGAGGCCTTGAAACGTCCTATCAAG TCAGCCTTGTCCAAATATGATGCCACCAAACAAAAGAggaagttttcttccttttttaagtcCTTGGTGATTGAACTGGACAAAGACCTATATGGGCCAGACAACCATCTGGTAGAA TGGCACAGGACCGCCACTACCCAGGAGACTGATGGCTTCCAGGTGAAGCGGCCAGGAGACGTGAATGTACGGTGTACTGTTCTACTGATGCTGGATTACCAG CCTCCCCAGTTTAAATTAGACCCTCGACTGGCTCGGCTCTTGGGCATCCACACCCAGACTCGTCCAGTGATCATCCAAGCATTGTGGCAATATATTAAGACACATAAGCTCCAGGACCCTCATGAGCGGGAGTTTGTCATCTGTGACAAATACCTCCAGCAG ATCTTTGAGTCTCAACGTATGAAGTTTTCAGAGATCCCCCAACGACTCCATGCCTTGCTTATGCCACCAGAACCTATTATCATTAATCATGTCATCAG TGTTGACCCAAATGATCAGAAAAAGACAGCTTGTTATGACATTGATGTGGAAGTGGACGATACTTTGAAGACCCAGATGAATTCTTTCCTTCTGTCCACTGCCAGCCAACAGGAGATTGCTACTCTGGACAACAAG aTCCATGAGACAATAGAAACTATCAACCAGCTGAAGACCCAGCGGGAATTTATGCTGAGCTTTGCCAGAGACCCTCAGGGTTTCATCAATGACTGGCTTCAGTCCCAGTGCCGGGACCTCAAG ACAATGACCGATGTGGTGGGTAACCCGGAGGAAGAGCGCCGAGCTGAGTTCTACTTCCAGCCTTGGGCTCAGGAGGCTGTGTGCCGATACTTCTACTCCAAG GTGCAGCAGAGACGACAAGAATTAGAGCAAGCCCTGGGAATCCGAAATACATAG
- the GPD1 gene encoding glycerol-3-phosphate dehydrogenase [NAD(+)], cytoplasmic has translation MLPPAEELGSVARSLLGQRSRTMAGKKVCIVGSGNWGSAIAKIVGGNAAQLACFDPRVTMWVFEEDVGGRKLTEIINTQHENVKYLPGHKLPPNVVAVPDVVQAAMDADILIFVVPHQFIGKICDQLKGHLKKNTIGISLIKGVDEGPNGLKLISEVIGERLGIPMSVLMGANIASEVADEKFCETTIGCKDPAQGQLLKELMQTPNFRITVVQEVDTVEICGALKNVVAVGAGFCDGLGFGDNTKAAVIRLGLMEMIAFAKLFCSGPVSSATFLESCGVADLITTCYGGRNRKVAEAFARTGKSIEQLEKEMLNGQKLQGPQTARELHSILQHKGLVEKFPLFMAVYRVCYEGQPVGEFIRCLQNHPEHL, from the exons ATGCTCCCACCGGCAGAAGAGCTGGGGAGTGTGGCACGGAGCCTGCTTgggcagagaagcagaaccaTGGCTGGCAAGAAAGTCTGCATTGTAGGCTCCGGCAACTG GGGCTCTGCCATCGCCAAGATTGTGGGTGGCAATGCAGCCCAGCTGGCATGCTTTGACCCACGGGTGACCATGTGGGTGTTTGAGGAAGATGTCGGAGGCAGAAAGCTGACGGAGATCATCAACACTCAGCATGAGAATGTCAAATACCTGCCAGGGCACAAGCTGCCCCCAAATGTG GTGGCTGTCCCAGATGTGGTCCAGGCTGCAATGGATGCTGACATCCTGATCTTTGTGGTGCCCCATCAGTTCATTGGCAAGATCTGTGACCAGCTCAAGGGCCACCTGAAGAAAAACACCATTGGCATATCTCTTATTAAG GGGGTAGACGAGGGCCCCAATGGGCTGAAGCTTATCTCCGAAGTGATTGGGGAACGCCTTGGCATCCCCATGAGCGTGCTGATGGGGGCCAACATTGCCAGCGAGGTGGCTGATGAGAAGTTCTGTGAAACAACCATTG GCTGCAAGGACCCGGCCCAGGGACAACTTTTGAAAGAGCTGATGCAGACACCCAATTTCCGTATCACAGTCGTGCAAGAGGTGGACACAGTCGAGATCTGTGGGGCCTTAAAG AATGTAGTGGCTGTAGGAGCTGGCTTCTGTGATGGGCTGGGCTTTGGTGACAACACCAAGGCAGCGGTGATCCGGCTGGGACTCATGGAGATGATCGCCTTTGCCAAGCTCTTCTGCAGTGGCCCTGTGTCCTCTGCCACATTCTTGGAGAGCTGCGGCGTTGCTGACCTCATCACTACCTGTTACGGAGGGCGGAACCGCAAGGTGGCCGAGGCCTTTGCCCGTACAGGAAAG TCCATTGAGCAGCTGGAGAAAGAGATGCTAAATGGGCAGAAGCTGCAGGGGCCCCAGACAGCCCGGGAGCTACACAGCATCCTCCAGCACAAGGGCCTGGTAGAAAA GTTCCCTTTGTTCATGGCTGTGTACAGGGTGTGCTATGAGGGCCAGCCAGTGGGTGAATTCATCCGCTGCCTGCAGAATCATCCAGAACATTTGTGA
- the COX14 gene encoding cytochrome c oxidase assembly protein COX14 has product MPTAKQLADIGYKTFSTSMMLLTVYGGYLCSVRAYHFLQRRRARRQAAEEQKTSGVL; this is encoded by the coding sequence ATGCCAACTGCCAAGCAGCTAGCCGACATTGGCTACAAGACCTTCTCCACCTCCATGATGCTCCTCACCGTGTATGGGGGCTACCTCTGCAGTGTCCGGGCCTACCACTTTCTCCAGCGGCGCCGTGCCCGGCGCCAGGCCGCAGAAGAACAGAAGACCTCGGGAGTCTTGTAG